In one window of Ostrinia nubilalis chromosome 21, ilOstNubi1.1, whole genome shotgun sequence DNA:
- the LOC135082401 gene encoding uncharacterized protein LOC135082401, with protein sequence RLLLQSEPAASTPAVPAAPAPAAPAPAAGLPATDTRVLTEDEQVAEAERRLPSLPLAYWNKHKNDKNKFYKKKDCAPFPSVYDLEFHNTYWQTFHSTQGVFHFYGAYMDARNTSRIGPAVRVLAVHDRIKPTLATHCQLWFEEREAPVVVRNLEYKYVWNSKWGNYRDHVLQPYLLACVLPADVRHLTPASVSIVESPCDRATNNLRVHYERPAARKDFAVCVKGLDFLHEDLSVRLVEWIELVRLLGADKIFFYELQVHPNITKVLDYYAARGDVTVTPITLPGGQPNLPGLQHMYLKKKTTHKRQMELIPYNDCLYRHMYEYRWLALLDIDEVIVPLEDADWAGLLRRVLPLAAPAPGKPARSSYHASNLYFLDSLRHEHGWEDGVPRYMHMMQHVFRTRNFTKPGQYVKAFHETERVLALHNHFPLACLGGACSSYALEHEHARLQHYRADCVRALSKSCGELSAQPVRDTALWRWREPLVARVDAALRALAFLPPHR encoded by the exons cgcctGCTGCTGCAGTCCGAGCCCGCCGCCTCCACGCCCGCCGTGCCCGCCgcccccgcgcccgccgcgcccgcccccGCCGCCGGCCTGCCCGCCACCGACACGCGCGTGCTGACCGAGGACGAGCAGGTGGCCGAGGCCGAGCGCCGCCTGCCCTCGCTGCCGCTCGCCTACTGGAACAAGCACAAGAACGACAAGAACAAGTTCTACAAGAAGAAGGACTGCGCCCCCTTCCCCTCCGTGTACGACCTCGAGTTCCACAACACGTACTGGCAGACGTTCCACTCGACGCAGGGCGTGTTCCACTTCTACGGCGCGTACATGGACGCGCGCAACACGTCGCGCATCGGGCCGGCCGTGCGCGTGCTGGCCGTGCACGACCGCATCAAGCCGACGCTGGCCACGCACTGCCAGCTGTGGTTCGAGGAGCGCGAGGCGCCCGTGGTGGTGCGCAACTTGGAGTACAAGTACGTGTGGAACAGCAAGTGGGGCAACTACCGCGACCACGTGCTGCAGCCCTACCTGCTGGCCTGCGTGCTGCCGGCCGACGTGCGCCACCTCACGCCGGCCTCCGTGTCCATCGTGGAGAGCCCGTGCGACCGCGCCACCAACAACCTGCGCGTGCACTACGAGCGCCCGGCCGCGCGCAAGGACTTCGCGGTCTGCGTCAAGGGGCTCGACTTCCTGCACGAGGACCTCTCCGTGCGCCTCGTGGAGTGGATCGAGCTGGTGCGGCTGCTGGGCGCGGACAAGATCTTCTTCTACGAGCTGCAGGTGCACCCGAACATCACGAAGGTGCTGGACTACTACGCGGCGCGCGGCGACGTGACCGTCACGCCGATCACGCTGCCGGGCGGCCAGCCCAACCTGCCGGGGCTGCAGCACATGTATCTGAAGAAGAAGACGACGCACAAGCGGCAGATGGAGCTGATCCCGTACAACGACTGCCTGTACCGGCACATGTACGAGTACCGCTGGCTGGCGCTGCTGGACATCGACGAGGTGATCGTGCCGCTGGAAGACGCCGACTGGGCCGGGCTGCTGCGGCGCGTGCTGCCGCTGGCCGCGCCGGCGCCCGGCAAGCCCGCGCGCTCCTCCTACCACGCCTCCAACCTGTACTTCCTGGACTCGCTGCGCCACGAGCACGGCTGGGAGGACGGCGTGCCGCGCTACATGCACATGATGCAGCACGTCTTCCGCACAAGGAACTTCACCAAGCCGGGACAATACGTTAAG GCGTTCCACGAGACGGAGCGCGTGCTGGCGCTGCACAACCACTTCCCGCTGGCGTGCCTGGGCGGCGCGTGCTCGTCGTACGCGCTGGAGCACGAGCACGCGCGCCTGCAGCACTACCGCGCCGACTGCGTGCGCGCGCTCAGCAAGTCGTGCGGCGAGCTGAGCGCGCAGCCCGTGCGCGACACGGCGCTGTGGCGCTGGCGCGAGCCGCTGGTGGCGCGCGTGGACGCGGCCTTGCGCGCGCTCGCCTTCCTGCCGCCGCACCGGTGA